One window of the Rhipicephalus sanguineus isolate Rsan-2018 chromosome 2, BIME_Rsan_1.4, whole genome shotgun sequence genome contains the following:
- the LOC119381260 gene encoding uncharacterized protein LOC119381260, which yields MVGCAAVNCSSSSTKGKKMFRFPWNEDRKMKWVVAVRRATANGSLRMPSIGARVCQDHFVKGAPSKDPRHVDYVPSIFWQDERATEASRRKRESYDRHTALTLKRTAAAKRAARAGTDPEKIMTQQSTAAGHQANGAAAEYTDTAVVTCQ from the exons ATGGTCGGTTGTGCAGCTGTCAATTGCTCGAGTTCGAGTACCAAAGGGAAAAAGATGTTCAGGTTCCCTTGGAACGAAGATAGAAAAATGAAGTGGGTTGTGGCGGTAAGGAGAGCCACGGCGAATGGTAGCCTCCGGATGCCAAGCATCGGAGCTAGAGTGTGCCAAGACcactttgtcaaag GCGCTCCTAGCAAAGATCCGCGGCATGTTGACTACGTGCCATCGATATTTTGGCAAGACGAGAGAGCAACTGAGGCGTCAAGACGGAAGCGTGAAAG CTACGACAGGCATACGGCTTTAACGCTGAAACGCACGGCCGCCGCGAAACGTGCAGCCAGGGCTGGCACTGATCCcgagaaaatcatgacacagcAGTCAACGGCCGCAGGACATCAGGCCAATGGTGCCGCTGCGGAATACACGGACACAGCAGTTGTAACTTGTCAGTGA